From a single Miscanthus floridulus cultivar M001 chromosome 8, ASM1932011v1, whole genome shotgun sequence genomic region:
- the LOC136472861 gene encoding uncharacterized protein: protein MTGGGAAAAASQAYGEAWYWDERYRKEAGPFDWYQKYPALAPLLRLYIAPHHRLLLVGCGNSVFGENMIDDGYQDVVNIDISSVVIEQMKKKYHDKPQLKYMKMDVKNMSDFESGSFDAVIDKGTLDSLMCGQNSQENATKMLEEVNRILKENGVYMLITYGDPSYRLRLLKDMENWTVKLHVIERWEKSSNQNKWELTKPLPLDDDSTSVVALGPKPDVHYIYVCVKGNGGASAGSKVGEAANRFLL, encoded by the exons ATGACgggtggcggcgcggcggcggcggcgtcgcagGCGTACGGCGAGGCCTGGTACTGGGACGAGCGCTACCGCAAGGAGGCCGGGCCCTTCGACTGGTACCAGAAGTACCCGGCCCTCGCGCCGCTGCTCCGCCTCTACATCGCGCCGCACCACCGTCTCCTCCTCGTCGGGTGTGGCAACTCCG TATTTGGTGAAAACATGATCGATGATGGTTATCAAGATGTTGTAAACATCGATATATCTTCTGTGGTAATTGAGCAAATGAAGAAGAAATACCACGATAAGCCTCAACTTAAAT ACATGAAGATGGATGTAAAGAACATGTCAGATTTTGAGTCTGGTTCATTTGATGCTGTTATTGACAAAG GAACACTAGATTCTCTTATG TGTGGCCAAAATTCCCAAGAGAATGCAACGAAGATGCTAGAGGAGGTCAACAG AATCCTCAAGGAAAATGGTGTCTACATGCTG ATCACTTATGGGGATCCAAGTTACCGCTTGCGTCTCTTGAAGGACATGGAAAATTGGACAGTAAAGCTCCATGTCATAG AAAGATGGGAAAAAAGTTCTAATCAAAACAAATGGGAACTGACAAAACCATTGCCTTTAGATGACGATAGCACATCAGTAGTTGCACTTGGCCCGAAACCTGATGTCCACTACATCTATGTCTGTGTAAAG GGCAACGGTGGCGCAAGTGCTGGTTCTAAAGTTGGAGAAGCTGCCAATCGATTTCTCCTATAA